In Lolium rigidum isolate FL_2022 chromosome 7, APGP_CSIRO_Lrig_0.1, whole genome shotgun sequence, the DNA window AAAAGCGATGGATCATCGTTACTTACTAACTACTAACTAATAAAGCTAGTTACATGCACGTTCATTGGAGAGCTTAATTAAGTACTAGCATTAGGAGTACCTACCTTAGTTTGTTTACCATTACCATCTGCCTAAGCAAGATGACTCCTCTCAAAAGCACCATGAAATTATAGTTAGTTGATTAATTAAGTAGTGCTCGATAAACCACCATGTATTGAAGAGACTTGTGACTTGTCGAGCTCACTGAATCGCCCACTCACTCATTCCCACTCACCGCTCTAGCTAGTCTCATGATCTCATCTTCTACACATCGACCAAATTAAGCTAGGCAGGTAGAGGCCGGCGGCGGGCAGACATCAAGGAGAAGGATGCCGACGGTGCGGCGGCGGAACCCGGACGTGCACGTGAAGGCGCTGGAGGGGATCGTCTCCGCCAACACCTTCCTCACGGTGgccgtcttcatcggcatcaccGGCACCATCACGGCCTCCTCCACCGTTCCCACGAActgcgtcgccggcgacgacatcGCCCGCAACTTCTTCCTCTTCGAGATCCTCTCCTTCGGCTTCTACCTCCTCTCCAGCCTGGTCGCGCAGGGCATGAAGCTCTGCGTCACGCTGCTGGCCGCCGGCGACGACTTCTACGGCGACGGCGAGCAGAAGCCGGTCATGACCGACGACTGCGAGGAGATGCCGGCGTGGCGCGCGGCGGGGCCCCGGGAGCGGCGCCGCGCCGTGCTGCGGTACGCCAGGCCCATGATGCTGCTCGCTGCGGTCTGCTCCATCATGGGCACCTTCTTCCTGCTGCTCTCCATGATCGACGCCATCCAGCTCAAGTTCGGGATCCTGTCGTGCAACATCCCAATCGCCGTCGGCGCCACGTTCGCGCTCTGCGTGCTCGCCGTCACCGGCCTCATCTTCTACGGGTGCACCGTCGCCTACGCTCTCACCAACTACATGCCGTGAGCGTGACAGCTCACCTGCCGGTTGTTGCATCTACTAGTTCATTCTTTCTTAATTATCTTGGGATTAGTCAATTTTACAGCACCTAATGTGCATATTCTGATCAATTAACTTTATTCCGGTTGATGCTAGAAGTGTAAGTACTACGGAGCAGTACATTATTTTTTCCTATGGGAGTATCATTTTTTTATGTTTCTCTTGTATAAAAGGAAGAGGGAAGGAGTGCATTAGAAGAAATTAGTTGCCTGGAGATCCACAAAGCTAAGCATGTTGCATGGGCTGACTAATAAACGTCACCATGCATGTGGCATGGTGCATCTGACTTGAATGATCATCGCATCCACATTTTGGAGTGGGAAGCGGTGATCGACATTTTGGAGTAGGCTTGCTGCACcagccagtttttttttttttttgagctggaCTACGGCGGGCTTACGCCGGCCTGAACATTATATATCAACACATCGGCATACAGGTTCATTACAAAGGTTTTTGGAGGACAGAGAAGGAAGGAGGGGAGTGGAGACTCAGGGTGGGTCGTGGCCGTTACACCAGTTATTAAGGAGGGAGGTAGAGGAGGGAGTGTTACATCGGTAAGCCCAAAGTCTAATGTCTTCGATACATCTTCGAGAGACGGTGGGAAGATCCTCGTCGAGCCCGCTGAAGGTCCGGGCATTCCTTCGCTTCCAAATGTTCCAAGCGATGGCAGTATTAATGGTAGTCTCTTCATAGGTGCGGCAGTGCGAGAGCCAGAAGGCGTCGAAGGTGGCCGAGGGGGTGTTGTCAAAGTCTTGGTGAAAATGGCGCCAGACCTGTTTGGCGCGGGGGCAGAGCAGAAGGAGGTGATACGTATCTTCATCAAGAGGGCAGGCGAGGCAGGTGGCAGAGCCGTTTAGGTGGTGTCTGAAGCGCCATTTCATTGGTTGGAAGACGCTTTTTCCGAGCAAGCCAGCAGAAGATCTTGCACTTAAGAGGAGCCGCACTCCTCCAAACTTTGGTCGCCACATCATCAACCTGCAGATGACTGAAAGTAGAGGCATAGAGGTTTTTGTTTGAAAGCTTGTTGTTCGTGAGACGGCATACTCTAATGTCCGGGTTATCGATGTTCAGGTGCACCGAACTAAGCTCCATGGAAAGGTCTCGAAGCTCGGACGTCGCAGCAGCTGATAGGCGGGGAACCAGAAAGTGGCGGATGTCATGAGAGAGGGCAGTGGCGACATTAAGGTTGAGGCGGGCGGAGTGAGAGAACAGGATAGGGAAGCGATCTTGAAGCGTGG includes these proteins:
- the LOC124670307 gene encoding uncharacterized protein LOC124670307 codes for the protein MPTVRRRNPDVHVKALEGIVSANTFLTVAVFIGITGTITASSTVPTNCVAGDDIARNFFLFEILSFGFYLLSSLVAQGMKLCVTLLAAGDDFYGDGEQKPVMTDDCEEMPAWRAAGPRERRRAVLRYARPMMLLAAVCSIMGTFFLLLSMIDAIQLKFGILSCNIPIAVGATFALCVLAVTGLIFYGCTVAYALTNYMP